In one window of Candidatus Hydrogenedentota bacterium DNA:
- a CDS encoding tetratricopeptide repeat protein, with amino-acid sequence MARASLEQCLELAAAAYQQRDFDTARAHAEKACKLAPESVDAWDFLAMSAQENGDAPTAERACKKALKLARQACEKNPRDGKMALRQLFLLMRLDRKDEIEALLALLQERHPDSPGLKKLVTTYRMRFK; translated from the coding sequence ATGGCCCGCGCCTCCCTGGAGCAATGCCTGGAACTCGCCGCCGCCGCCTACCAGCAGCGCGACTTCGATACCGCCCGCGCCCACGCCGAAAAAGCCTGTAAACTCGCACCGGAAAGCGTCGACGCCTGGGATTTCCTCGCCATGTCCGCCCAGGAAAACGGCGACGCACCGACCGCCGAGCGCGCCTGCAAAAAGGCCCTGAAGCTCGCCCGACAGGCCTGCGAAAAGAACCCCCGCGACGGAAAAATGGCCCTGCGCCAGCTCTTCCTGCTCATGCGCCTCGACCGCAAAGACGAGATCGAAGCCCTCCTCGCCCTCCTGCAGGAACGCCACCCCGACAGCCCCGGACTGAAAAAACTGGTCACAACCTACCGAATGCGATTCAAATAA